The DNA sequence aggaggaaaccatgaaaatgaacaaaatctggctaccagtatttaaaaaaaccctctaaaatcagagcagtaaataaatagcaacactaaaaaaggtgaattccagacatgaaacaatcagagccagctaacacctcctaacaaagaattcccccgggCAGCAACCAgcaaggctttgaaactacaagcctttcagtgctaatcaaggtggccagctgcaacattcacacttgcctcaaacagacaagagttctttctcccaccctggacactccacagatatataaacctcacttgtctagtttctaacagacctcacaatatctgaggatgcttgccatacatgtcagaagagaatgcttctggaacatggccatacagcccgaaaaactcacagcagcccaattaTAAAATGAacgcagtttagcaccactttaccatggctcaaggcaatggaatcctgggagttgtagtttggtgagacaccagcactctctgTCAGAGAAGGTTATCTTCCAAGATTCCATGAACCACAGTCAttaaagtggtgcaaaactgcatccattctacagtgtagatgtagacTCTACATCTGGTTTTCGCATGTACTGGATGAGATATGATGAAATAACACCCCACGGGTGCATTTATTTCAGTGCGGAGAGATCTCAATGGGATGGACTTCCCTGAGATAATTTCTGAAGCAGCTCTGGCTAGGACCCGGCGGAGCTGGCGTGGAGAGCAGTGGATCTCCCCACGTGGATCCTTCTCCCCCGCCCCTCCCTCGCTGGGTCCCGCCTCCTTCCTGCAGCCATGAGCTTGGAAGCGATCCGCTACCGCAGGGGATCCTTGGAGATCCTCAACCAGCTCCTCCTGCCCCAGCAGAGCCTCTACGAGGCGGTCGGCAGCGTCCGGCAGGGATGGGAAGCCATCCGGAGCATGAAGGTGCTGCAAAGGGGAGAAGGGGCTCCTGGGGTGGAGCAAAGGAGCCTCCAGCCAAGGATTTAGGGCATAGCCAAACTCGGaagagtgggttgctgtgagttttctggactgtatggccacgttccagaagcattctttcctgacgtttcgtctgcatctatggcaggcttcctcagaggttgtgaggtttgttggaaactaggcaagtgaggtttatatatcctggttgggagaaataactcttgtctgtttgagtcagGTGTCAGTGTTGCAAtgggccaccttggttagcactaaatggcctttcagcttcaaagcctggctgcttcctgccagggggaatggtgttgggaggtgttagctggccctgattgatccatgtctggaattcccctgttttctgagtattgttttttatttattgtcttgattttagagttttttaaaataccaacggacttcacaacctcagaggatgcctaccatagatgcaggcaaaacatcaggaaagaatgcttctggaacataaccatacagcccggaaaactcacagcaacccagtggttccggtcatgaaagccttcaacaatgcgGACATGGAAGTTTCATCTTTCAACTATGAGCATTTCTGTGCCCTGTGGGGAAAGCATTTTGTTGCTGCCTTAACTGCCATGCTGTGAGGCATGGGGgatctgggatttttagtttggcgAGGTGCTCAGAAATTGCTGCTTTCCTGATTTAAGGTGCATCGTTTCATTcagatgccactttaactgctatagctcagtgcaacgggatcctgggaattgtagtttcgtGGGGCCAAAgcccttctaaaactacaactcccagggttccatagcattgagttgtggTAGTTTATGGGTGCATCTAATTAATGCAGTCTTGACactacggcgctccatgcagtcatgccggccacatgaccttggaggtgtctacggacgccagctcttcggcttagaaattgagatgagcaccaacccccagagtcagacatgactggacttaacgtcaggggaaacttttacctttacatttaccgacactactttaactgccatgactgggTGCTGTGGAATTTTGAGAGTTGAAGTTTGATATGACACCAGCACTATTTTCCAGAAAATGACTTTGTAACTAagttaaatgccttccccagcacataccacaaaacaagacatccccCCACACCCCGACCAAcaccgcacagcccccaatgccacatcagtgccAAACTATGGCATTCAacatagcttttatcctagagctgtagctatctctcagtctgtttgtccttgtctttgtcaccctgtactgtTTGCCAGATgacaataattcaaaaaaagaatatgctggatGAGAAGATCCCTAAGAACGCTCTGAGCTTTTTTAAGGCTGCGGgtcctataaagttcttccaaagaggggagtgagcaaccaatgattctctgtgcagtagtGGAGCGACTTTGGagctaaaactgcaactcccagcatcacTGCACCAGCCCCTATCTTACCATCTACATCAATGGCCTTTTAAAAAAACGATGCTGAATTCCATCTCAGCATAGCAGACCTGGTGACTATGGTTGTTTCACCTGTCGTGTATAGTGGTGCtatttgcagtggttctcagcctgtgggtctccaggtcttttggcctacagctcccagaattccagccagtttaccagctgctggatttctgggagatcCACAGGTTAGGACCACTGTGCTATTCCAAATGGTGATGCAGTGTCAGTGCATGAGCTGTTTGCTGCTTGTtcctggaaagaaagaaacaattgtagccaGTGTGCTGTTCTTTTCATGCTCTCAGATGTGGGGAAGTGGTATTCTTCCTAATAGGTTAGGGTTTGGCATCATGTTTGTGTCCCTTGGTTACTGCCAGCCAGTGGTTCATGGAATGCCATCAAACTCATGCATCAGCTCTTACTTTAGAGTACTGCTTTAGAGAGTCCTTGGTTCCAGGTGTCTTTATCACTTAACTGTATTTGTGTTAGGTATCCTGTAAagattgttgtttttatgtgtgGGGCCCTTTTTTATTGTGTtaaaagcgacttgagaaaataatgcaagtcgtttctggtgtgagagaattggctgtctacagagacattgcccagaggacgcctggatgtgtgttaccatcctgctgggaggtttctctcatgtccctgcaagctagagctgacagatggcagctcaccctgtcttgcagattcaaaccggcaaccttcaggtcagcagtccagtcggCACAAGGATTTACCTCATTGCACCACGGTGGCTCACTGTGTGTGTGGGACTTAATGTTGGAGAACAATCAGAGCAATTTGCATATTCAACTTTGGAAGGTAGAAGAGATTTCCTGccactttttgtttttaaacttcCAAAACTGGCTGCCACAACTTTCATTTCTAATAACTGACACCCTGGATATGACAGAAAAGCAATTTAGATTCCTTTCTGGATTTCGATTTAACTAAAGAGTGAAAATCATACAGCATCTGAGCTATATAGATACCCTAAATTTGTCATTTCTAGAACTGTCCCAGAGTAGCAATTCTGCTTTCAAACAACAAGCCCCTGTTGGTCTGCTCCTCAGCACCCTCTTCAATCTTTACTAAATCAGAATTGTATTGCGGATGGAGGCCTATGCAGCATGCAGCAGATCCTAACAGGGCTTATCATGTTTGCACATATCTgcttttaatttctttaaaatcaATTCTATGTAGCTAGTGAGGCTACACTACATAGGCAGCAAGGCCAtatgcattaaaaataaacaaaaagctttagctttccacaacaaaccaaatttttcaaaatccaattgtcacagggacagaaagtgagatgaaatcttctgaacaggggcacaaacagcaaaacaaacacctcaggggtgttaaccttttcctatgctgtccaaagttcaaaaagatatatttttggctggagtgcATCTTTTCCAACTTATAAACAAATCAACTTAAGAAAAGAaattacagaatctatcttgtttgtaactcagggactgcctgcaatCTGTTTAACATTAGATTCGCCCATGGGAAATTTTGTTTTCTCTGTATTTTAAGAATAATTTTTGCAATAAAGTTGGGAGGAGAGATTGAATCTTTCACATCCCTAAAAGAGTTTCCTTTCTTGTAGGTCCGGGGTGCTCCGGCCATCGCCATCATAGGTTGCCtaagtttggcagtggaactccatAATAAAACAACTACAGAAGAGAGTGTGGACAACCTGGAAACATTTGTGTTAGATTCTTTGAGCTACTTAGTGAGTGCCCGGCCAACTGCTGTCAACATGGCCCAAGCTGCTCAGGAGCTGGGCCGCATTGTCCGCCAGGAAGCCAAGCGTGAAGGGTCTACTGTTGAGAGTTTGCGAGAAAAGTGAGGACTCCAAACCTTCCCTTCCTGTTCCCTCCCAGTCCTCTCAAACTTTATAGGTTAAGAACATACCGATCAGTGTCACCTCTCATTATAGGGTCATCTGTTGGGCAGAAGCCATGTTGGATCAAGACCTCAAAGACAACAGAAGCATTGGGGACCATGGAGCACTCCATCTCCTGCAGCAGGTTGGGCAGGACAAGGTGATAGTCCTCACACACTGCAATACAGGCTCACTGGCCACTGCTGGCTATGGAACTGCACTTGGTAAGAGACATCTTGGTGTATTCAAGAAGCATCACCATCACAGACAAAATATTTCCAACCCAGCTTAACTTTTTGCCCTCTTTTCCACCCTATTTTTCTTACCCCTTATTTCTTTTATCTTTAAGAGAAAGAAAAGCTAGAAGTCCTAGCTGATTTGAAAAAAATGGGTTTAACCATTATTTCTGAGAGATGGAAAACGAGGTAGCCTTTCCGATGTTGGACTGCAGCAGTTACATTCCCTTGTCAATGAATCTGGTGACCAAAGTTGCagtcagcaacatctggagagctacagTCTTATTAACTCAACTTCATAGGGTGAAGCATTCCATAGTTTTTCTGACTGAATGCATACTGAatgcagatgggatgcatacCGACCCATCACACCCAAATACTACTATTCTTAGCTTCAGAAAATGCTGCTCTTTGTCCCATCACACCTCAGAAGgatggctcctcccaatccattcagaAGACCCCCTATGTCACTTTATGACCTTTAAAAATATCTAAATCTGTGCAGTGACGTAGCCTCTTGAGATGTAAAAATGTACAGCAAATTCATTTGCCTGATCACTACCTTTTGGTGTGAAATACAGAGATCTATAATATGGAGTTCTGAGGAGTCTAATCTTATTGTATTTCAGAATGATAGATTATTGATTCATTAGATATGCATTTACTGATGGTGCTGCTACCATTACTACTTCAGTTTTATGAGGTTGAAGTTGAGGCAATGCAGAGGCCACAGTAGCTTTGGACAACACTGCTTCTTCTGAGGAGAcataataattaaattaaatgtctGTTGCTTCAATACAGATACAACAGAGGAAGACATTGTGCAGATTCtggttaaaaaaattacaatatatatacatatatatatacacacacatacacacaatgaggCAAAGTGGCAATTCCTGATTTCCTTAATCCTGGAGATCTTTCTCCTTCCGTGTTCCAAACAAATGGCAGCCGCTTCCATCATGAACAGTTTGGGGTCACAAGACTACATCCCCTGATGACAAGTCGTATTGTTGCTGATTGGATGCATACTGATTTCctgatcacacacaaaaacagtgcttTAGCGAAGGAAAACTCTGTAATATTTCAAATACTGTACTATGATTAGAATATCATCTAGAAATTTTCTGTTTCTGCCAGGTTTTGCAGAATGATTTTGATGGATTACCAATGGAATGgggcaaacatcatgtgatggggccTGTTAGAAATTGTCCTCTATCAGCCTCAGAAACAGGGTATTTCCTAATGTGTTTGAAGGATCTACTCTTTGTTTTAACCCATTCCCATATATTGCCAGTACTTACAGTGTTGCTTTATAGGTGTTATTCGCTCCTTGCACACCATGGGTTGTCTTGAACATGTCTACTGTACAGAGACACGGCCGTACAATCAGGGAGCCCGGCTGACAGCCTATGAGCTTGTATATGAAGAAATTCCTGCCACACTCATTGCTGACAGCATGGTATCTATGgctatgaaggagaagaagataTCAGGTGAATATCTTGCATGTTACTTCTTCTGCTTCGCTGCTTACTCATTTCCATATTGATCTAACACCTGTCTCTTTTGTGCAAGCAATTTAGTATTCTCACTTGTTTATCAAGCAGCCTTGTACAGACACACTTCTTTTGATGAAGTAGATGTGTTTCAGGGCAATTTTTAAACAGAACATTTGGtttcagaggcagaaataacattgaGAAATAGTTATGTGTTTCTGCACTATAAAAATATAGTCCAATATGTTTTAGGACACTTTTTATCTAAACCTAGCCATATGTGCaagtgaaataaaacaataagctCAAGTAAACAGACACATTTTGACATTTCCATAGACTATTCCAAACTTTCATCTAAAATGTATCCAATGTTTTCTTTCACAAGCCTCCACTTATGATTTCCATGTGTGTGACCAACTTACAGGTCTATGCACCTTTAacttccttggggggggggggggtgtcaagctGATTGGTCctcccctttttgttttgttgcccATATATGCTCATTAAGGGGTTCTAGAGGCAGCTGCTATTTATCTTACCCATTCAAGGCAGCCGCACAGATACATTAGGCCTGGCTAGTCACACTTCCATTCTTTTTTCTGCAGACATGCTGTTGAAATCTGATACTGAAAATCTCTGTTTCAGCAGGCCATTTCACCATCTTCCCATTGCCAGTGCTGCTAAACACTAAACACAGCTGTGCAGATGACAAGAGGAAAATGGGTAGCTGGTGAAGTCAAAATAAAACTTTGTAGAAAGAAGCTACTTTATCAGATGCTTTGTTAACTGAGTTATGCCTATACTGTACTAATAATTATCACTGATCCATTTGCTAGAGGTAGTGTTTCCATCTAAACCACagtttttcaacctgtggatccccaggtgttttggcctataactcccagatatcccagccagttcaccagctgttgggatttctgggagttgaaggccaaaacatctggggacccacaggctgagaaccactgatctaaacaatTGTGGATGACTTTCATATAGAATATCACCTCCTGAATGTGAAGTGAAAATCAAAATGATTGTTCACAGACTGAACATCTATTAATGATTAGAACTGAGGATAGTCAAGTTTGTAGCTTCACTTAGACTTTGAAGCTCATTGGGTGGACTCCAGCCTATCTCATAACCCATTTTATAATGTTGTTGTAAAGATAAAGTGTAGATGGCAGGTAGACAAACATATATATCACTTGATGTTCCATACAATCAAAGCAGGGTAAGGGGGAAAACAAATAGACAGGAGTCTACTGTTTTCATCTTGATTGCCTTGGTAATAGACTGTATTTGGAGAGAAGGGATAAAGGATAAGGTCCACagccaatattttaatttttaatatctgATAAGCCATGCTTTATCCTtaacctttttttccttttttttataaaaaaaaactcagcTGTCATCGTGGGAGCAGACAGGGTTGTTGCCAATGGAGACACTGCCAACAAAGTGGGTACTTACCAGCTAGCTATTGCTGCAAAACACCATGGGATCCCTTTCTATGTGGCAGCACCTAGCACTTCTTGCGACCTAAGCTTAGAACATGGTGGTCAAATTATCATTGAGGAGCGGCCAAGCCAGGAGCTGACGGACATCAATGGTGTGCGAGTTGCAGCACCAGGTACCAAAGCATGGggtggatgagggtgaacaaacttgcattttcatttctattactatctagtaatataataataataataataataataataataataataataataataataataataataaaatgaactttatttgtatcctgccatatctccctgtggggactcaaggtggtttccaacacaacaggcaaacattcagtgctgataTAAAACAAAAACCATAAAAATTTAATCAAAGAACAATactaaacattttaaattaaattaaaataagcaattatattaaataataaccATTAAAAGCCATTTAACAGGCGGAGACACTAGCTTTCACTGTCTAGTTATTTCAGATTTGTACTATGAGGCTTTGTAAGTAAAGCTTAAATATAGTTAATTTTGTAAATTCAGATACATGAGAACCCAGCACTGTGGAATGATATGGAGGCCATTGGAGACTTCTCACAgaatgctttgtttttgtttgttcttcAACCACTGGAAGACGTAGTCTACCTGGACAGATCATGTATCCTTTTTGAGAGTTATCTGTCTCCCATTCAGGGGCATGAAAGTAGGGAATTGAACTAGCTGAGTCAAGGGCCACTAGTCATTCTAGCTCAgtctttctcaacctgtgggtccccaggtgttttggcttacaactcccagaaatcccagctgttaggatttctggaagttgaaggccaaaacatctggggatgcacaggttgagaaccaccgtttTAGCTGGATATAGTAGAAGTTGTAGCTGTAGTTCATTATATATCGGAGGGCACCAGGTTTGGGGAGGTGACCTAGGTATATTCCACATTACATTTATGTATAGCATTATTGTACAGGAaagtcttcttctttctttccaggtATTGGCGTTTGGAACCCAGCTTTTGATGTCACACCCCATGATTTGATAACAGGTGGCATTGTCACTGAATTGGGTGTCTTTGCTCCCACTGAACTTCTAGCTGCATTGACACGAAGAGCAAACAAAGTGTGAACATATTCTGCTGATCTGATTTTAGATTCTCAGTCAAAAATGTGAATTGGTTGCAGATTGATGGATCATGTTCCTGACCTGGATCTCTGCCTTTTATTTCCATTCTGTTCTTTAATGAAAACATATTCAGTGAAGAATATGGGCAATAAATGCAcattgtgccttcaagctgccttGAATTCATGACGATTACATGAATTTCATTAAAAATCATTGGCAGAAATATTCAGGAGAGGGTTTGccagttacttcctctgaaatgcagcctacagcacctgattttCTTCAGCGATCTCCCatccaggactgaccctgcttagctttcaagatacAGTTGCAGAAATAGATAGCTAGTCATATGTATTAACCTTAAGTTTTGTACTACAGAAGTAAGGTCTAGAAAGTTTGCTCTTGCTTTGCTCTTTTTTATGCCAATCACTGTGTAATGCCTAACTCCTTAGACACTctataaataatacatgtaaagaCTATGATTGTCTGAGTCTTTATATTCTTTGCTTTTGCAATTTTGAAGAGCTGTGTTTTCCCCAGGAACATCAAAGGAAGATGTTTTGAGTCTTAAGGCAGAATCCTCAAGGCAGAACATAACCTTCCTTGGCATCCCCAAGGTAGAACCAATTTTATTCATAAGGCAGCTGAGGAGAACTATAGGGGAACTTCATGGTACTCCTTAACTCAGAAGTAGATTGATTCAACTTGTCTGTTGATATCGATCCATTATTAGTGGTCCTTGCTTTCCACACTGGCTTGTTAATACTGGTTTTTTTACTCATAAGATGTCATGGTaagctagatttcctttgacatgATATGAGATGTTTCATAAATAAAATGTAGAAAGGCTGTTTTCTGGCTTTTTTTTAATAGATGAGGGGAAAGCCTGAGTGAGATGTAGATGTGGAGAAAGTGTCTATGACCTACCATTTGTTTCTCTTTTGAAAGAGTAAAAAATCAAATAGTGATTTCTGGATGAGACTTGAAACAACATAAAATCGAGTACCGTGTATTTAGGTGTGGCCATCTAGCTATCCCCAGAAAAGTCACAAGCAGAGCATCTTCTGCCCATGGTGATGGCAGTGGCTGCAGCTTTTGTGTTTAAATATAtcttttctgaattcagatttaaTCTACgcagtaataaataatattttctccTCTGCTACAGAAGATGCAGTGGAGTTAAGGGACAGTAGTTTGACTAAAGCAATATAGTGTATACATTGCATGGATGAAAAATGGATGGGGAACATCCTAGCTTAGCTTCAGTTGGCTTTACTGTCAGATAATATGTTAAGGATCATCATGTGTGATGCAGACAAATGATGGATACCATCATGGAATATTGATATTTGTTATAGAGTGCAATAATCTTCTACTCAATTGCCCAACCTTATTTAGAAAACATTATTTCACATGTTTGTTTAGTTTTTATTAACGTTGGTATATGAATGAATGAGTAAGGGGAACTTGTCCCCAACAAACAgtctaattaaaataatttatcaGGAGATTGTTTGGTTGAGTAGCTAAGTGATCTGAAGTTGTCTCCTAACTCAAATGCATTATGGGAATAATAATAGCACTGCTTTTAATGCCTTACAAGGCTATACTAAGAATTGTTGTGATACAGTGTGTGAAATATTTAAACACTTAATATGTGTGCTATATAAATTCATATTTTTATTGGCAGACTGTTGAGTGTCTGCTAATCTTTCAACCTTTAAAGAAACAGGATTTGTTCCAGAAAAAAAAGACATAGTTCAGATAGATAAGAAAAATACATGGTTTCAGCATAGATATGGCTCCTTTTCCTGCCATCTGGACAACAAGTAAAGGCAACAGAGAAGAAGGCCAGGCCCTGTCATGGTTTCTTTAAAATGTTCAACTTGGCTGCAGCTTCATAATCTGTAAATTCACATCAAAAAAAGCATGAAAATAGAGACCCAGGGAATCTCCATTTATTCCTACTGGGAAAATTGCCTCTGGAAGGTTAAAGCCAGCTTGATGGACCACAATTTGTAGCAGCTGCAGATCTGACCCAGCTTTTAACAATTGGTTCCATCAATTAAATGAGCCGAATTTGAACACTTACCAATGTATGTTATGACTGTTACACAGCCAGTCTAATCTGTGTAGCTAAATTGCATTCAACTGCATCTAATGATTTTTGTTTCACCAACTCACAGATGGGCTCTTGATGCACTGTGTTCATGAAAAATCCTAATGTTAATTTTTTCTTTAAGGTCAAGGTAATTTAAATAGCCTGTCAAGAGAAGCTTTTAGAAAACCTAGTGTGTGACTATAATCCACAAGATTTCTCATTAGGCATGCCTTATATTAAGCATTGATTTTGGCTCAGTTCCTTCAGGTAGAAAGTAGCTCTGTCAGCACAGTGGGTTAGAAGTGggtgctttaaaaataatttctttctcCAGAAGTTGTAATGCCTATTCAATGATCCTGTTGGAAAGGTTAAAAACAGTTATTGTTGCATTCCCCCAATTCCTGCTGGCATTTGAATTGCGTATTGTGGGTCAAACAATTAGCAATCACCCGGCAATCATGAAAATTTTCATTGCACCATGCGGATGTTTGTATAACAGTGTGAGTCTTTTTGCCAAGAGCAGGTTAACAAATAATTTACTCGCTGCAATGAACAACAGCATAAACTAGACTGAGGCTTTTGTTACTGCATTCTTATGCGCTGCCATATGGGTTATATTCAGATTCACatgcaaataaaatatttgtacAATATTTTATCTCCGCtagattttaaaaacctttataAACAGTACATTTAAATGCCACATGGATTTGGATTGCTGAATGACATCTATAAACAGATGTAGCTATGGGTGGTGGGGAATAAAGACATTGTTCCAAATAATTCAGCCTCCCAAGTAAAGTTTTGCTTCAGTTCTCAAATTTCTAACACTGTATCTACTTAAAACTTCAGCTGAACATTTAGAAGCACAGTTTAGGTATTCAGAGAAAGAGATGGTGCAAATATTTTTAGTATGTCACTATGCAATACTAGAAAATTGGAGATTGAAGGAAAGTATCGTGGGAAGAGAGCCCAATACTCCATGTAAGTGGCTTCATTTGGGGAATAATTATACAAGTGTTTGGTTGATCCTTTAATTTGGAGATGAACAACCGAGGAAGTTCTGGAAGCCTGTTGACTGCTCTGGAACCCTCTAGTGGCTGACTGGAAAGTGAGAAGTTAATGTTTGGCTTTCAAAAACTACAGGAGGTTCTGCTAGCCATATAAAAGGTACATTGTATCTCCAGGAGGGTCCAAATATTTAGCAGAAGAATGGCAACCTAAGAAGTCTGGAGGGGTCAAGGAACACCAAACTGGAATCAGGAACTTGCATGTAGACCCAAAACTGCAGTTTGTTTAGCCCTGATTAATGGAGTGAGATCATGAAGTCTCATGCTTATTAGTACTATTTTGGAGTTCACAAAATGGTTAAAATGAATGTGTGGTGAAGTGATAGTATGAAATTACTTCTACATTTGAAAGGTAAACTTGCAATATGCGTGGAATTCTCTGTAATAGGATTGAGCAAAGTTAAGGCCATATTTGATCCCCAAACACTACTTTTCTAACTCCCCTATGTCCCgcatctcttatttatttattatttattacattacttAAATCCCGCCCTtatcacccataggggactcagggtggcttacaataaaacacaatataaaaatattacaacaattcaatcaattaaaattaaatacattaaacattgataaaactatacatataaatatacaattgacgcatttcgagtctgatagctggtctgtcattgagttctaggatggtaataattgttgctgctgttattggtcgaaggcctggtcccacaaccaggtcttaactttcctgtggaaagatagaagggagggagcctgcctgacctcatttgggagggcattccataggtggggagccacgactgaaaaggccctgtctctcgtccccgccaggtGCTCCTGTGAGACTGGCAGGACCGCCAGCAGGGCCTCACCCAAAGATCTTAAATTCCGAAGTGGGTCATagcaggagacacgttcggacaagtaagctgggccggaactgtttagagctttataggctaacgccagcaccttgaattgtgctcagtagctaatcagcaggcagtggagctggcgtaacagaggagtagtatgctccctgtacgcccctccggttatcaacctggctgcctcccgttggactaattggagcttccaaacagtcttcaaaggcagtcccacgtagagtgcattgcagtagtctaatcgggatgtaacaagagcatggaccaccgtggccaagtctggcttctcaaggtacgggtgcagctggcacacaagttttaactgtgcaaaggctcccctagccaccgctgagcctgggggctccaggctcaatgatgagtctaggatcacccccagactgtgaacctgcgccttcagggggagtgtgaccccatccagcacaggctgtaaccctataccctgttcggccttccaactgaccaggagtacctctgtcttgtctggattcaatttcaatttgttggccctcatccagaccgacacagaggccaagcactggttcaggacctggacagcctccttagtgacaggtgggaaggagtgacagagctggacatcatctgcatagagatgacaccgaaccccaaaactccggatgatctctcccagcggcttcatgtatatgttaaatagcatgggggacagtacagagccctgcgggaccccacaagtcaatggttgtggggccgagcaggcatcccctagtgacaccatctgggaccgaccctccaggaatgagtggagcca is a window from the Anolis carolinensis isolate JA03-04 chromosome 3, rAnoCar3.1.pri, whole genome shotgun sequence genome containing:
- the mri1 gene encoding methylthioribose-1-phosphate isomerase isoform X2 produces the protein MSLEAIRYRRGSLEILNQLLLPQQSLYEAVGSVRQGWEAIRSMKVRGAPAIAIIGCLSLAVELHNKTTTEESVDNLETFVLDSLSYLVSARPTAVNMAQAAQELGRIVRQEAKREGSTVESLREKVICWAEAMLDQDLKDNRSIGDHGALHLLQQVGQDKVIVLTHCNTGSLATAGYGTALETRPYNQGARLTAYELVYEEIPATLIADSMVSMAMKEKKISAVIVGADRVVANGDTANKVGTYQLAIAAKHHGIPFYVAAPSTSCDLSLEHGGQIIIEERPSQELTDINGVRVAAPGIGVWNPAFDVTPHDLITGGIVTELGVFAPTELLAALTRRANKV
- the mri1 gene encoding methylthioribose-1-phosphate isomerase isoform X1; translation: MSLEAIRYRRGSLEILNQLLLPQQSLYEAVGSVRQGWEAIRSMKVRGAPAIAIIGCLSLAVELHNKTTTEESVDNLETFVLDSLSYLVSARPTAVNMAQAAQELGRIVRQEAKREGSTVESLREKVICWAEAMLDQDLKDNRSIGDHGALHLLQQVGQDKVIVLTHCNTGSLATAGYGTALGVIRSLHTMGCLEHVYCTETRPYNQGARLTAYELVYEEIPATLIADSMVSMAMKEKKISAVIVGADRVVANGDTANKVGTYQLAIAAKHHGIPFYVAAPSTSCDLSLEHGGQIIIEERPSQELTDINGVRVAAPGIGVWNPAFDVTPHDLITGGIVTELGVFAPTELLAALTRRANKV